A stretch of the Streptomyces sp. NBC_00078 genome encodes the following:
- the leuC gene encoding 3-isopropylmalate dehydratase large subunit: MGRTLAEKVWDDHVVRRAEGEPDLLFIDLHLLHEVTSPQAFDGLRQAGRPVRRLDLTIATEDHNTPTLDIDKPIADPVSRVQLETLRKNAAEFGVRLHSLGDVEQGVVHVVGPQLGLTQPGTTVVCGDSHTSTHGAFGALAFGIGTSQVEHVLATQTLPLARPKTMAITVDGELPEGVTAKDLILAIIAKIGTGGGQGYILEYRGSAIAKLSMEARMTICNMSIEAGARAGMIAPDETTFEYIKGRAHAPEGEDWDAAVEYWKTLKTDEGAEFDAEVVIDAASLSPFVTWGTNPGQGAPLSAHVPDPASYEDASERHAAEKALEYMGLEAGQALRSIKVDTVFVGSCTNGRIEDLRAAAELVKGRKVADGVRMLVVPGSARVGLQAVSEGLDVVFKEAGAEWRHAGCSMCLGMNPDQLAPGERSASTSNRNFEGRQGKGGRTHLVSPQVAAATAVLGHLASPADLSDAETRTPAGV, encoded by the coding sequence ATGGGTAGGACACTCGCGGAGAAGGTCTGGGACGACCACGTCGTCCGGCGCGCCGAGGGCGAGCCCGACCTCCTCTTCATCGATCTCCACCTCCTGCACGAGGTGACCAGCCCGCAGGCCTTCGACGGTCTCCGTCAGGCGGGGCGTCCCGTGCGGCGTCTCGACCTCACCATCGCCACCGAGGATCACAACACCCCGACCCTCGACATCGACAAGCCGATCGCGGACCCGGTCTCCCGGGTCCAGCTGGAGACGCTGCGCAAGAACGCCGCCGAGTTCGGTGTGCGCCTGCACTCGCTCGGCGATGTCGAGCAGGGCGTCGTGCACGTGGTCGGCCCGCAGCTGGGCCTGACCCAGCCCGGTACGACGGTCGTGTGCGGTGACTCCCACACCTCCACGCACGGTGCCTTCGGCGCGCTGGCGTTCGGCATCGGCACCTCGCAGGTCGAGCACGTGCTGGCCACCCAGACGCTGCCGCTGGCCCGCCCCAAGACCATGGCGATCACGGTCGACGGCGAGCTGCCCGAGGGCGTCACGGCCAAGGACCTGATCCTGGCGATCATCGCCAAGATCGGTACGGGCGGCGGCCAGGGCTACATCCTGGAATACCGCGGCTCCGCCATCGCGAAGCTCTCGATGGAAGCCCGGATGACCATCTGCAACATGTCGATCGAGGCCGGCGCCCGCGCGGGCATGATCGCCCCCGACGAGACGACCTTCGAGTACATCAAGGGCCGTGCCCACGCTCCCGAGGGCGAGGACTGGGACGCCGCCGTCGAGTACTGGAAGACGCTGAAGACGGACGAGGGCGCAGAGTTCGACGCCGAGGTCGTCATCGACGCCGCGTCGCTGTCGCCGTTCGTCACCTGGGGCACCAACCCCGGTCAGGGCGCGCCGCTTTCGGCCCACGTCCCCGACCCTGCTTCGTACGAAGACGCTTCGGAGCGCCACGCCGCCGAAAAGGCCCTGGAATACATGGGGTTGGAGGCCGGACAGGCACTGCGCTCCATCAAGGTGGACACCGTCTTCGTAGGTTCCTGCACCAATGGCCGTATCGAGGACCTGCGCGCCGCAGCCGAGCTCGTGAAGGGCCGCAAAGTCGCCGACGGCGTACGGATGCTGGTCGTCCCGGGCTCCGCCCGGGTGGGTCTGCAGGCCGTCTCCGAGGGCCTGGACGTCGTCTTCAAGGAGGCCGGCGCCGAATGGCGGCACGCGGGCTGCTCGATGTGCCTGGGCATGAACCCGGACCAGCTGGCCCCGGGTGAGCGCTCCGCGTCCACCTCCAACCGCAACTTCGAGGGCAGGCAGGGCAAGGGCGGCCGTACGCACCTGGTCTCGCCGCAGGTCGCCGCCGCGACGGCGGTCCTGGGCCACCTGGCCTCCCCGGCCGACCTGTCCGACGCCGAGACCCGTACGCCCGCTGGAGTCTGA
- a CDS encoding HAD family hydrolase, giving the protein MSIRAVVWDVDDTLFDYTTADRVGMRGHLAAEGLLDGYDTVEQALARWRAITDRQWARFSAGEVTFDGQRRDRVRVFLGEQLSDDEADAWFARYRTHYEAAWALFPDVLPALDALAVSHRHAVLSNSSIHVQDHKLRSLGVHHRFEVVLCAAELGVSKPEAGAFLAVCEALELAPHHVAYVGDHPEIDGRGAAEAGLLSVWIDRGGAHTGGGRRTGGGALGRPHRIASLAELPTVLGADTRFGAPSTFR; this is encoded by the coding sequence ATGAGCATTCGCGCCGTGGTCTGGGACGTCGACGACACCCTGTTCGACTACACGACCGCGGACCGGGTGGGCATGCGGGGCCATCTCGCCGCCGAGGGCCTGCTGGACGGTTACGACACCGTGGAGCAGGCCCTCGCACGGTGGCGGGCGATCACCGACCGGCAGTGGGCGCGCTTCTCGGCGGGCGAGGTGACCTTCGACGGCCAGCGCCGCGACCGCGTACGGGTGTTCCTGGGCGAGCAGCTGAGCGACGACGAGGCCGACGCGTGGTTCGCGCGCTACCGGACGCACTACGAGGCCGCCTGGGCCCTCTTCCCGGACGTCCTGCCCGCTCTGGACGCCCTCGCGGTCAGCCACCGCCACGCCGTCCTGTCCAATTCCAGCATCCACGTCCAGGACCACAAGCTGCGCTCGCTCGGCGTGCACCACCGTTTCGAGGTCGTCCTGTGCGCCGCCGAACTCGGCGTCTCCAAGCCCGAGGCCGGTGCCTTCCTGGCCGTCTGCGAGGCCCTGGAACTCGCCCCGCACCACGTGGCGTACGTAGGCGACCACCCGGAGATCGACGGGCGCGGTGCCGCCGAAGCAGGGCTGCTGTCGGTCTGGATCGACCGCGGCGGCGCGCACACCGGCGGTGGCCGGCGCACCGGCGGCGGCGCGCTCGGGCGCCCGCACCGGATCGCCTCCCTCGCCGAACTTCCCACCGTCCTCGGCGCCGATACCCGTTTTGGAGCCCCGTCCACCTTCAGGTAA
- the ndgR gene encoding IclR family transcriptional regulator NdgR — protein sequence MDNSSGVGVLDKAALVLSALESGPATLAGLVAATGLARPTAHRLAVALEHHRMVARDMQGRFILGPRLAELAAAAGEDRLLATAGPVLTHLRDITGESAQLYRRQGDMRICVAAAERLSGLRDTVPVGSTLTMKAGSSAQILMAWEEPERLHRGLQGARFTATALSGVRRRGWAQSIGEREPGVASVSAPVRGPSNRVVAAVSVSGPIERLTRHPGRMHAQAVIDAAGRLSEALRRTG from the coding sequence ATGGACAACAGCAGCGGCGTGGGCGTTCTGGACAAGGCAGCCCTTGTCCTCAGCGCCCTGGAGTCCGGGCCGGCCACCCTCGCGGGACTGGTGGCGGCCACCGGACTGGCACGACCGACGGCCCACAGACTGGCCGTGGCCCTGGAGCACCACCGTATGGTGGCACGTGACATGCAGGGCCGTTTCATCCTCGGCCCCCGGCTGGCAGAGCTGGCAGCGGCGGCGGGCGAGGACCGCCTCCTCGCGACCGCGGGCCCGGTGCTGACGCACCTGCGGGACATCACGGGCGAGAGCGCACAGCTCTACCGCCGCCAGGGAGACATGCGCATCTGCGTCGCCGCGGCGGAGCGCCTGTCCGGCCTTCGGGACACGGTCCCGGTCGGCTCGACGCTCACGATGAAGGCCGGCTCCTCGGCGCAGATCCTGATGGCCTGGGAAGAGCCGGAGCGCCTGCACCGGGGCCTGCAGGGCGCCCGCTTCACCGCCACCGCACTCTCGGGCGTACGACGCCGCGGCTGGGCCCAGTCCATCGGCGAGCGGGAGCCGGGCGTCGCCTCCGTCTCCGCGCCCGTCCGGGGCCCCTCCAACCGCGTGGTGGCCGCCGTCTCGGTCTCCGGACCCATCGAGCGCCTGACGCGCCACCCTGGCCGTATGCACGCCCAGGCCGTCATCGACGCCGCGGGCCGCCTCTCCGAGGCCCTGCGCCGCACCGGCTGA
- the gltX gene encoding glutamate--tRNA ligase, translating to MASAPGSPVRVRFCPSPTGNPHVGLVRTALFNWAFARHHQGTLVFRIEDTDAARDSEESYGQLLDAMRWLGFDWDEGPEVGGPHAPYRQSQRMDLYKGIAGKLLEAGHAYHCYCSQEELDTRREAARAAGKPSGYDGHCRDLSAGQTEEYKAQGRTPIVRFRMPDETITFTDLVRGELTFTPENVPDYGIVRANGAPLYTLVNPVDDALMEITHVLRGEDLLSSTPRQIALYKALTELGIAKSTPRFGHLPYVMGEGNKKLSKRDPQSSLNLYRERGFLPEGLLNYLSLLGWSLSADQDIFAMDEMVAAFDIADVNPNPARFDLKKCEAINADHIRLLDVKDFTERCAPWLRAPFAPWAPEDFDEAKWQAVAPHAQTRLKVLSEITDNVDFLFLPEPVEDEASWQKAMKEGSDDLLRTAREKLDSADWTSAESLKEAVLAAGEAHGLKLGKAQAPVRVAVTGRTVGLPLFESLEILGKEKTLSRIDGALAKLTA from the coding sequence GTGGCTAGCGCACCCGGCTCCCCAGTTCGCGTCCGTTTCTGTCCGTCGCCCACCGGTAACCCCCACGTGGGCCTGGTGCGCACCGCCCTGTTCAACTGGGCGTTCGCCCGGCACCACCAGGGCACGCTCGTCTTCCGCATCGAGGACACCGACGCGGCCCGCGACTCCGAGGAGTCGTACGGCCAGCTGCTCGACGCGATGCGCTGGCTGGGCTTCGACTGGGACGAGGGCCCCGAGGTGGGCGGCCCGCACGCGCCGTACCGTCAGTCGCAGCGCATGGACCTGTACAAGGGCATCGCGGGCAAGCTCCTGGAAGCGGGTCACGCGTACCACTGCTACTGCTCCCAGGAGGAGCTGGACACCCGCCGCGAGGCCGCCCGCGCCGCAGGCAAGCCGTCCGGCTACGACGGCCACTGCCGTGACCTGAGCGCCGGGCAGACCGAGGAGTACAAGGCCCAGGGCCGTACCCCGATCGTCCGCTTCCGCATGCCCGACGAGACGATCACCTTCACCGACCTGGTCCGCGGCGAGCTGACGTTCACCCCGGAGAACGTGCCGGACTACGGCATCGTCCGCGCGAACGGCGCCCCGCTGTACACCCTCGTCAACCCGGTCGACGACGCCCTGATGGAGATCACCCACGTCCTGCGCGGCGAGGACCTGCTCTCCTCCACCCCGCGCCAGATCGCGCTCTACAAGGCGCTGACCGAGCTGGGAATCGCCAAGAGCACCCCTCGCTTCGGCCACCTGCCGTACGTGATGGGCGAGGGCAACAAGAAGCTCTCCAAGCGTGACCCGCAGTCGTCGCTGAACCTCTACCGCGAGCGCGGCTTCCTCCCCGAGGGCCTGCTCAACTACCTCTCGCTGCTTGGCTGGTCGCTCTCGGCGGACCAGGACATCTTCGCGATGGACGAGATGGTGGCGGCCTTCGACATCGCGGACGTCAACCCCAACCCGGCCCGCTTCGACCTCAAGAAGTGCGAGGCGATCAACGCCGACCACATCCGTCTGCTGGATGTGAAGGACTTCACCGAGCGCTGCGCACCGTGGCTGCGGGCGCCGTTCGCCCCCTGGGCGCCGGAGGACTTCGACGAGGCCAAGTGGCAGGCGGTCGCCCCGCACGCCCAGACCCGTCTGAAGGTCCTGTCGGAGATCACGGACAACGTCGACTTCCTGTTCCTGCCGGAGCCGGTCGAGGACGAGGCGAGCTGGCAGAAGGCGATGAAGGAGGGCTCGGACGACCTGCTCCGTACGGCCCGCGAGAAGCTCGATTCGGCCGACTGGACCTCCGCCGAGTCACTGAAGGAGGCCGTCCTGGCCGCCGGCGAGGCCCACGGCCTCAAGCTCGGCAAGGCCCAGGCCCCGGTCCGTGTCGCCGTCACCGGCCGCACGGTCGGCCTGCCCCTCTTCGAGTCCCTGGAGATCCTGGGCAAGGAGAAGACCCTGTCCCGTATCGACGGGGCACTGGCGAAGCTCACAGCCTGA
- a CDS encoding fumarylacetoacetate hydrolase family protein, producing the protein MRIARFSIDGNVAFGAVEGDKPDELVLDIIKGIPFADFELSGTKVPLSKVRLLPPVLPNKVVAFGRNYAEHARELGHEVPDAPFAFFKPSTSVIGPGDEIQYPPFTEDLHHEAELAVVIGRMCREVPRERVKDVVLGYTCANDITARDVQKREKQWARAKGFDTSCPLGPWVETGLDIAAASDLTIQLTVNGEQRQLGRTSEMIHSIEDLIVNISEAMTLLPGDVILTGTPAGVGPLTVGDEVAVTIEGIGTLTNKVVKRG; encoded by the coding sequence GTGCGCATCGCCAGATTCTCCATCGACGGGAACGTCGCCTTCGGCGCGGTCGAGGGCGACAAGCCGGACGAGCTCGTCCTCGACATCATCAAGGGCATCCCGTTCGCGGACTTCGAGCTCTCCGGTACGAAGGTTCCGCTGAGCAAGGTCCGGCTGCTGCCGCCGGTGCTCCCCAACAAGGTCGTGGCCTTCGGCCGCAACTACGCGGAGCACGCGCGCGAGCTGGGCCACGAGGTGCCCGACGCCCCGTTCGCCTTCTTCAAGCCCTCCACCTCGGTGATCGGCCCCGGCGACGAGATCCAGTACCCGCCCTTCACCGAGGACCTGCACCACGAGGCCGAGCTGGCCGTGGTCATCGGCCGCATGTGCCGAGAGGTCCCGCGCGAGCGCGTCAAGGACGTCGTCCTCGGCTACACCTGCGCCAACGACATCACCGCGCGCGACGTCCAGAAGCGCGAGAAGCAGTGGGCGCGGGCCAAGGGCTTCGACACCTCCTGCCCCCTGGGCCCGTGGGTGGAGACAGGCCTCGACATCGCTGCCGCGAGCGACCTGACCATCCAGCTCACGGTCAACGGCGAGCAACGCCAGCTCGGCCGCACCAGCGAGATGATCCACTCGATCGAGGACCTGATCGTCAACATCTCCGAGGCCATGACGCTGCTCCCCGGCGACGTGATCCTCACGGGCACCCCGGCAGGCGTCGGACCGCTCACCGTCGGCGACGAGGTCGCCGTCACCATCGAAGGCATCGGCACTCTCACCAACAAGGTTGTCAAGCGTGGCTAG
- the leuD gene encoding 3-isopropylmalate dehydratase small subunit, which yields MEAFTTHTGRAVPLRRSNVDTDQIIPAHWLKKVTRDGFEDGLFEAWRKDENFILNRPERQGATVLVAGPDFGTGSSREHAVWALQNYGFKTVISSRFADIFRGNSLKNGLLTVVLDQKIVDALQELTEKDPQAEITVDLQAREVRAEGITASFELDENSRWRLLNGLDDISITLQNEADIATYEAKRPSYKPRTLKV from the coding sequence ATGGAAGCATTCACCACGCACACCGGGCGGGCCGTCCCGCTGCGCCGCTCCAACGTCGACACCGACCAGATCATCCCTGCTCACTGGCTCAAGAAGGTCACGCGGGACGGTTTCGAGGACGGGCTGTTCGAGGCCTGGCGCAAGGACGAGAACTTCATCCTCAACCGCCCCGAGCGGCAGGGCGCCACGGTTTTGGTCGCCGGCCCCGACTTCGGCACCGGCTCCTCCCGTGAGCACGCCGTCTGGGCGCTGCAGAACTACGGCTTCAAAACCGTGATCTCCTCTCGCTTCGCCGACATCTTCCGCGGCAACTCGTTGAAGAACGGCCTGCTCACGGTGGTCCTGGACCAGAAGATCGTGGACGCGCTGCAGGAACTCACCGAGAAGGACCCGCAGGCCGAGATCACCGTCGACCTTCAGGCCCGCGAGGTGCGCGCCGAGGGCATCACCGCCTCCTTCGAGCTGGACGAGAACTCCCGCTGGCGGCTGCTGAACGGGCTGGACGACATCTCCATCACCCTCCAGAACGAGGCGGACATCGCGACGTACGAGGCCAAGCGCCCCTCGTACAAGCCGCGGACGCTCAAGGTCTGA